Within the Drosophila melanogaster chromosome 3R genome, the region AAATGTTCGTTCTGGCAAAACACAAATGGAGCTAAGAGCGtaaaaaagtatgctacattttattttctatgcTGCGGAATTCtactcttttattttgttttaaaaaaaaaacaaagtattaatattatgataataaattaaactaaattgTCCTCTGTTTTTAATCATAGAAATTAAAGTGTGATTTAGAGTCTGTTGCATAAACGGGATGCACTTCATTTTAAGCTTTTAAGAACTCAATGCCATAAACGTCGTATTAAAAGTGATTAGTATTAGGAGGTCACCCGGAATGTAATACTGACTTGGAAAGTGTTTTAACTTTCAAAGTCAAAAGCGTTgataagtcaaaatttaagaattaaattacttttcaaatttcatAAAATCGGAGTTTTGTGATATTGGTCGTCCTAAGAAATTGGTTAGAATTACAGCTATTGTTTCTTAACAATTTCCTCAAGTTAAACCTATGTTCCCTCCCATATCTTGCTTTCAGAAGAAATTAAGCAGAAGAATATGCTATGATACTAGCATTGGCTTGGCAACCCAATCTCATAAAgtcaaaacaaatatatataaacaaatgttattttaaatatattcaatataaaACCGAGATTTTAAAAGTGGAGGTGCAAAGGGGCTAAGGAAGTTGGTAATGAATCGAAACTTGACATATTGTCAAAAGTATCGGTTACTACTATGGAAGGACATCAAACTACAACTTACCAATTGGGTAGAATTAGTTATGATCATTTTCCTTTCAGCTTTAATGCCCATATTTTTCTCTATTGGCACAAAAGTAGCAAAATCAATCTTTCCCCCCGATATAGAAATGGAAAAGAGTCCCGGTCCGAAAAGTGTCAACACAAGTTtgtaagtaaatatttaattaaggTCAACATATTctaacattattttatttagattCGTAGACTTATACTTTACACCTAACAATGGTATACTAGAGCAATTAATTACTCAGCTTGCAAATATTTCCGAATTTAAAAGTGTCGAAGTGTTTGACACCAACTCTGAACTCTACTTGCAATTGATGATTAATAGAAATGCAATTGGTATTGCGTTCCCCAGTGAATGGTATGACATAAAATCCTGCCCGGAAGTGCTAAATCTAACCATATTTATGCCGTTAtccataaaaagaaaagattttaaatatttcgaatCAGGATTTTTATTGCTTCAAGAGCGAATATcgaaaatattcatattttttaagaaTGCTGGAAACGGAAAGATTCCTCGTGTTCTGATGAATCATTTTCCATACCCCTCATATGTGCCCAATCATTATGCGGAGTCGGCAAAAGCCATGACATATATGACCCTAATATCGTTTTTTCTTCCCTGCATCACAATTGCCAAGGTATGATAAGCAAACTAAGTACATTAATAAAACCCCCTTAACCTCATTTTGTTGCAAAGTATGTAGTAGCTGAAAAGGAGCGCCATCAAAAAGCTGTTCTTACCGCAATGGGATTTAGTAATAGTATTCACTGGCTGGCCTGGTATACTAAATCAATGCTACTGTTATTACTATGTCTGTTAATTatgatttctattttttctATTGGCTTGATTTATGAATTTAGCAGCCTGGTTTGCCTGATGACCATTTTTCTGGTATACATCCATTCACTTGTGCTTTTTGCCTTCTTCATAAGCTCATTTTTCTCAAGAAGTCTATCGGCCGTCGTGGCCACAATTTTGATGTACTTCTCCACGGCTCTTCCCTTTCTAATTGTGGGCGCGGAGAATTCTAGTGTTGCAGCCCAAACGGCAGCCAGTATTGGACTTAACTCTGCGCTGTTCTACATTTTGGATTCGGTGGCCGTAATGGAGATGCAGTCGGTGGGAGCGCAATGGTACACCATTGACAATACTGCATCTAGTGGATATAAGCTCAGCATAGTGGGCTACATGCTCATCATGATTTCGATTAGCTGGATTGAGCTGCTCATCTGCCTGTATATCGAAGCGGTGCGAACTGGTGAGTTTGAAGTCCCTCAGCCATGGAGCTATCCATTCCAAAGAAGATATTGGTGTCCGCTCCGATATGGGTCTTCAGTTTTTCACCAAGGAGCCCTTTTGCCCCTTGCAGGGAAAAATTCCGAAGGAAATTTACCCGCAGCCCATCCAACGAGACAACCGATTATCTACCTCGATGATCGAACCCAAGAAAATTTTCAGAGGGTAAACATAAGCAAAAAAATTGGAATAGAAGTTAGAAGTCTTTCCAAGACATTCGGATTTCGCAATGTGGTAAAGGATTTATTCTTTAATGTGTACGAAAATGAGATAACAGCGTTGGTGGGACACAAAGGTTCTGGAAAAACTACAATCATAATGATGCTTTGCGGGATTTTGCAACCCACTACGGGAACAGTCCTGATCAATGGTTACGATATAGTTACCGAAGCAAAAGTAGCAAAAAGTAGTTTGGGAATCTGCCCTCAACACAGTGTCATTTTCAAAGGAATGAGTGCCAGGGATCACATATACTTCTTTAGTCGCGTAAAGGGCTACAATAAAACAGAGGCCATGATGGAATCGAATATCTACATCAGCAAGCTTGGCTTGGTCGATTCCCAAAAATGGGACGCCATGAGACTATCACCAGGTAATCAGCGACGATTGTCACTGGCCTGTGCCCTTTGTGCCGGCTCCAAGGTAATCCTCTGCGACGAGCCATCCTCCGGTTTGGATCCCATTGGTCGCCACGAGCTAATGCGATTTTTGCAGAAGGAGAAGCATGGACGCACCATCTTGATGACAACCCAACAGTTGGAGGAGGGTGAGATCCTTGCCGACCGCATAGCTATCATGAACGATGGACAAATTTTGTGCTACGGCACTTTGGGATACCTAAAACAATTGCCATTCACCAGCTATACACTCTCCTGCCAGATGGCTCCCAATAGCAAAGCGGACAACCTGACGGATCTCGTTAGGCTCTATATGACGACCACCACTTCTCCGGTGTTCCACGGAGTGGATGTGAGCTACAAACTGCCACGAAGCCAAATAGACCGCTTTCCGGAGTTTTTCCAACAGCTGGAGGAGAATAAAAAAAGCCTCAATGTCGTCAGTTTTGGAGTGAGCGATTCAACTCTGGATGGAATCTATCTCAGTTTGGATTATGGTCAGGGGAGTTCACGTCTTAGGGGCGGTGCTGATCCAGGAGTTAATGGTAAGATTAGAATTAGTGTGCACTTGTATTTATAACATAGTTctatatattaaattacatttattatgTGGTTCTTAATTTTGATTTGCAGATAAAGTCGAGTTTGGAGTTCAAACGGACAAGGCAATTCGGACGAAGGATAGAGCGAACAACTCACTTGTTAGGTATCAGCATCAAGTGGACCCCCCAAACGAAACGATACTAAACACAAAAACGCCCATAAACCCAATAGAAATATGGAGGCCAATAGATCGGGAAAAAGGAAGTTGTATGGCCCAATGGCAGGCAATgtttataaagaaaaaaaattacactGCGTCGCGTGcactgatttttattttaatccTCATCATTCCACTTTTCTATTATATCATAGTACTTGGGACTGCCGCCTCGGAAAAATGTGCCCATCGAACGGATAAACAACCTGTGCTCCCATTGTCGCTGGACTATTATAGCTATGATGACATGATCATCTTACTCGAAGTTGATAAGCAGTTGTACAAGAGCGAAGGAGAGGCCTACGTCCAATTGGTCAAAGAGCCTGCAACCGTCGAAAGCGTAGACTCAATTTTTTCGCATCTTTTAAAAGCACCGCCAATAATACGACGTGATATTAAGCGTAAATATGTCTGTGGTGCTTCGTTTAATAATGCGTCAACTATCACGGCCTGGTTCAATAGCGATGCTTTCGAACACTCGGCACCCATTGCCCTGAATTTGGTCTATAATGCCCTGGGAAAGGCAGTGTTTGAAGACCAAGATTTCAGTATTTTGGTAAACAGAGGTGATCTTCATGATTTCATTTGGTTAAATAACGCTTCAAGTATGAGGCGCAGGTATAAACGACAGAATGATCCGGACTATACGGATTATTCGGACTACGAAATTCAGGAATATGATGTTGTTGTCAAACCAAACAGCTCCAGTACATCGGGTCAACACAATAAATCTAACCCCGGGGATGATAATATAATTACTGTTCAGATGTCTATAATAGAAGCAGCTTCAACAttatataatgaaaagggCAAAAGGAAGCAACTCTTCGGTACACTAATTATAATAACAGCGTATATAGCCCTGTGTTTAAGcatattttccatatttgtAACCAAGGAGCGTGTGGagcattttaaaatgcaacaaGAAATTTACGGAGTGACCCTATTCTATTTCTGGTCAACCCACTTTGTTGGCGATTTTCTAATATATGCAATTTACATGGGGGCTTTAACAATTGCAATCTATCATTTTACAATATGGTACCAAGTGGTTGTAATGCTTCTACTTATTGGATTTGCCTGCCTGCCATTTGTGTACCTATGTAGTTTATTGTTTAGTTTGCCTAATATTGCATTTGCTGGAATCTTTGCGATCCTGGTAATGACGGGTGAGTAACGAAAACATAAAGCTGATAATACAAATTTGTATGAAATAAAACAATCGATCTTTACAACTAAGGGCTGGGGATGTAGATTGTCTAAGATATCTATAAAAAGCTAAACTGCAAATAAATGCAGATACCATTtgaaagtatataataatCCAACTTCATATTTCTGTGTAGGTGGAATGCTATTTTCCTTTATGTACATGTTGACCCTAATCACGGATGTCAATTTTACAACTGTATTTGCGATACTTCCAATGTACGTCGGTACCTTTGGCCTATTTAAATGCCTCGCGTGGCGTGAATATTGCAACCGTGAAGTACTTCCTCCGATCGAAGAACTTGATTGTAAATTCGGAAATTGTAACGTGTTCTGTGCGTGCAAACGtaagtatttttaatttacattaTGCATTCTACTTGATTAACTTGTTTTACTGTTGAGCAGCTGAACGTACTTGGATGGAGGTATGGCTACTGATGGTCCACTGCTTGGTTTGGTTTATATTTCTTTGGTTTTCGAACTTTGGATACGAAATTGGCTACAGATTTAAGCCAAAGCTATCCAACCGGATTTGGCATAATAATGAGAAACACATTCGTGTTCTGGACGAAGAAAGACGAGTGGGTCTAATCCCGAAATACGAGCATGAGGATTATCCAATAATAGTTGACCAGGTTACGAAGAACTACTGCCGCGCAAAAAATGCCGTTCAATTAGTGTCATTCGCGATAAGACCGTATGTACTATATTAAACTAACGAATATCCTAAATAGCTTTGCCATATGATTCTAAATAGCGGCGACACTTTTGGCCTTCTGGGTGCACAAGGAGCTGGAAAGACATCTATTTT harbors:
- the CG31213 gene encoding uncharacterized protein, isoform B; this translates as MNRNLTYCQKYRLLLWKDIKLQLTNWVELVMIIFLSALMPIFFSIGTKVAKSIFPPDIEMEKSPGPKSVNTSLFVDLYFTPNNGILEQLITQLANISEFKSVEVFDTNSELYLQLMINRNAIGIAFPSEWYDIKSCPEVLNLTIFMPLSIKRKDFKYFESGFLLLQERISKIFIFFKNAGNGKIPRVLMNHFPYPSYVPNHYAESAKAMTYMTLISFFLPCITIAKYVVAEKERHQKAVLTAMGFSNSIHWLAWYTKSMLLLLLCLLIMISIFSIGLIYEFSSLVCLMTIFLVYIHSLVLFAFFISSFFSRSLSAVVATILMYFSTALPFLIVGAENSSVAAQTAASIGLNSALFYILDSVAVMEMQSVGAQWYTIDNTASSGYKLSIVGYMLIMISISWIELLICLYIEAVRTGEFEVPQPWSYPFQRRYWCPLRYGSSVFHQGALLPLAGKNSEGNLPAAHPTRQPIIYLDDRTQENFQRVNISKKIGIEVRSLSKTFGFRNVVKDLFFNVYENEITALVGHKGSGKTTIIMMLCGILQPTTGTVLINGYDIVTEAKVAKSSLGICPQHSVIFKGMSARDHIYFFSRVKGYNKTEAMMESNIYISKLGLVDSQKWDAMRLSPGNQRRLSLACALCAGSKVILCDEPSSGLDPIGRHELMRFLQKEKHGRTILMTTQQLEEGEILADRIAIMNDGQILCYGTLGYLKQLPFTSYTLSCQMAPNSKADNLTDLVRLYMTTTTSPVFHGVDVSYKLPRSQIDRFPEFFQQLEENKKSLNVVSFGVSDSTLDGIYLSLDYGQGSSRLRGGADPGVNDKVEFGVQTDKAIRTKDRANNSLVRYQHQVDPPNETILNTKTPINPIEIWRPIDREKGSCMAQWQAMFIKKKNYTASRALIFILILIIPLFYYIIVLGTAASEKCAHRTDKQPVLPLSLDYYSYDDMIILLEVDKQLYKSEGEAYVQLVKEPATVESVDSIFSHLLKAPPIIRRDIKRKYVCGASFNNASTITAWFNSDAFEHSAPIALNLVYNALGKAVFEDQDFSILVNRGDLHDFIWLNNASSMRRRYKRQNDPDYTDYSDYEIQEYDVVVKPNSSSTSGQHNKSNPGDDNIITVQMSIIEAASTLYNEKGKRKQLFGTLIIITAYIALCLSIFSIFVTKERVEHFKMQQEIYGVTLFYFWSTHFVGDFLIYAIYMGALTIAIYHFTIWYQVVVMLLLIGFACLPFVYLCSLLFSLPNIAFAGIFAILVMTGGMLFSFMYMLTLITDVNFTTVFAILPMYVGTFGLFKCLAWREYCNREVLPPIEELDCKFGNCNVFCACKPERTWMEVWLLMVHCLVWFIFLWFSNFGYEIGYRFKPKLSNRIWHNNEKHIRVLDEERRVGLIPKYEHEDYPIIVDQVTKNYCRAKNAVQLVSFAIRPGDTFGLLGAQGAGKTSIFQMIAGETSMSHGNIYVRGHSLREHRNAAKMEVGFCPQGDNAPKYLTGRQLLRIHCLLHGVPKDHIKAVSEQMAIEFNFKDQLDRPIHTYSGGKKRKLNIALAIDSGSVLCLDDTNGSVDHATQRFIWRKLEAVKRSGRPVLLTTQSMEEANAVCSRVAFLVAGEMMFIGSLQQVRSEVSNTIVIRLRVNPSDGKLKRRFQQLIADMAELFPLATLHEALETCLIYHININVTTLANLFYQMEKIRNEGLLEDYSITQVSLDEIYRILNDEEDPNLVDLDSTHNSEVLEDIRDTTRDTTRGTTRDTNLVSDEGIQKEKVKRKKVEEEDRDRQESTETSKPKVKRSPATQSDSTDTDEMEVEKGEKLKKKTSTFFQD